In the Maribacter sp. MJ134 genome, one interval contains:
- a CDS encoding serine hydrolase domain-containing protein gives MKIYSLILSIIFLILLSACRTETKTNVPPEKYQLATPEEVGMITDSLKQIDQMVMDFVEAKKYPGAVTLIAKNGKIIYESEVGWSDSSKTEPYRKDHLFRMASMTKPIVSVAAMQLIENGKMTLDDPVGKFIPSFKKTEVLTSFNVADTTWTSVPTNNTPTVRQLLTQSAGVPYGFVNPPVNGAILAKHGIPDLSTHLPITIEETASKLGDLPLIHEPGAQWMYGLNTDVLGRVVEVASGQALDEYVQEHITTPLGIEKLSFYFNDSLTNDLSKIFIPDQNGTIRQAPMVMGKFYMANYPTQGAKTYLSGGSGMTGTARDYFLFCQALLNDGILGDTRILKSETAQAMHKDQIDTLSYPWGTARFGFGFDVAKNHPHRADGTYSWSGAFSTVFWIDPENELIVIQLRQVLQSAHNNDINSKLEEIVYSALQP, from the coding sequence ATGAAAATTTATAGTCTTATCCTTTCTATTATCTTCCTTATCCTTCTTAGTGCCTGCAGAACGGAGACCAAAACTAATGTTCCACCCGAAAAATACCAGTTGGCCACACCGGAAGAGGTAGGGATGATTACTGACAGCTTAAAACAAATCGACCAAATGGTCATGGATTTTGTAGAGGCCAAGAAGTATCCAGGTGCGGTTACCTTGATTGCTAAAAATGGTAAGATCATCTATGAATCCGAAGTGGGGTGGTCAGACTCCTCAAAAACCGAACCTTACCGAAAAGACCACTTGTTCCGAATGGCTTCAATGACCAAGCCTATCGTTTCGGTTGCGGCCATGCAATTGATAGAGAACGGAAAAATGACCTTGGACGACCCCGTGGGAAAATTCATCCCCTCATTTAAAAAAACGGAAGTGCTAACCAGTTTTAATGTCGCAGACACCACGTGGACCAGCGTACCTACGAACAACACCCCTACCGTGCGTCAATTGCTTACGCAATCCGCAGGAGTTCCCTATGGTTTTGTGAATCCGCCAGTGAACGGTGCCATTCTGGCAAAGCACGGCATTCCGGATTTAAGTACGCATTTGCCCATTACCATTGAAGAAACGGCAAGCAAGCTGGGAGACCTTCCCCTTATACACGAACCGGGTGCTCAATGGATGTACGGTCTTAATACAGATGTCCTAGGGCGTGTGGTAGAGGTAGCTTCCGGTCAGGCGCTGGACGAGTATGTTCAAGAGCACATTACGACACCTTTGGGAATTGAAAAGCTTAGCTTCTATTTCAATGATTCGCTTACCAATGACCTTAGCAAAATTTTTATACCTGACCAAAACGGAACAATTAGACAAGCTCCTATGGTCATGGGTAAATTCTATATGGCCAACTATCCCACTCAGGGTGCCAAGACCTACTTGTCCGGAGGCAGCGGAATGACGGGTACGGCACGCGATTATTTTCTGTTCTGCCAAGCGCTTCTTAACGACGGAATACTGGGAGACACCCGCATTTTAAAGTCCGAAACCGCACAAGCGATGCACAAAGACCAGATTGATACTCTTTCCTATCCCTGGGGAACCGCCCGATTTGGATTTGGATTTGACGTGGCAAAAAATCACCCACATAGAGCCGATGGCACCTATAGTTGGAGCGGTGCTTTTAGTACCGTTTTCTGGATAGACCCTGAGAACGAACTCATCGTGATACAACTGCGTCAGGTTTTACAATCCGCTCACAACAATGATATCAATTCTAAATTGGAGGAAATAGTTTATAGTGCCTTGCAACCCTAG
- a CDS encoding putative quinol monooxygenase codes for MEHQNLTIIATIVAKPEKKELVKAELLKLIDKTRAEKGCITYDLHQDNEDENRFLFYEIWETRALWQTHMANDHLADYLQATEGAIADFSLNEMTHIG; via the coding sequence ATGGAGCATCAAAATTTGACAATTATAGCGACTATCGTAGCCAAACCTGAAAAGAAGGAACTGGTTAAAGCAGAACTACTGAAACTCATCGATAAAACTAGAGCTGAAAAAGGTTGTATTACCTACGACCTACACCAGGACAATGAAGATGAAAACAGGTTTCTCTTTTATGAAATCTGGGAAACGAGGGCTTTATGGCAAACCCATATGGCCAATGACCATTTGGCCGATTATTTACAGGCAACCGAGGGAGCCATAGCCGACTTTTCCTTGAACGAGATGACCCATATTGGATAA
- a CDS encoding nuclear transport factor 2 family protein: MEQKFPLPPFSLEDAIEKIQKAEDAWNSRNPEKISKAYSKDSEWRNRDTFINGREEIVDFLTGKWEKERNYKLKKEYWAHTDNRIAVRFEYEYQTQEGQWFRAYGNENWEFDADGLMKKRFASINDLVITEQERKFK, encoded by the coding sequence ATGGAACAAAAATTTCCACTTCCCCCTTTTAGCTTAGAAGATGCTATTGAAAAAATACAAAAGGCAGAAGATGCCTGGAATAGTAGGAACCCTGAAAAAATCTCCAAGGCCTATTCTAAGGATAGCGAATGGAGAAATAGAGATACCTTCATAAACGGGCGGGAAGAAATAGTTGATTTTTTAACCGGCAAGTGGGAGAAAGAACGCAACTACAAGCTTAAAAAAGAATATTGGGCCCATACGGACAACCGTATCGCAGTTAGGTTCGAATATGAATACCAAACCCAAGAAGGACAATGGTTTAGAGCCTACGGAAACGAAAATTGGGAGTTTGATGCTGATGGATTAATGAAAAAAAGATTCGCTAGCATCAATGATTTGGTCATTACGGAACAAGAGCGAAAATTTAAGTAG
- the dapA gene encoding 4-hydroxy-tetrahydrodipicolinate synthase, which translates to MEALRGTGVALITPFREDGGVDVKALIDIVSFCKQGGIDYLVALGTTAESVTLSKTEKQLVLDTIVSANDGVLPLVVGIGGNHTTAVVQELKTLDLSSFDAILSVSPYYNKPTQEGIYRHFEALAVASPKPIIMYNVPGRTGSNMLPSTTVRLAKDFDNIIGIKEACGDMVQIMEIIASKPQDFLLLSGDDLTALPTILAGGDGVISVLGQGIPTEFSTMVRLGLQGNVKEAYVYHYRLQDGMQLIFEEGNPAGIKAIFEVLGLARASVRLPLVAASGALKSKLTDFIASMSKVTA; encoded by the coding sequence ATGGAAGCATTAAGAGGTACTGGAGTAGCATTGATAACACCCTTTCGAGAAGATGGCGGTGTTGATGTGAAGGCCCTTATTGATATTGTATCGTTCTGCAAGCAAGGCGGAATAGATTATTTAGTGGCTTTGGGAACCACGGCAGAATCAGTTACGTTGAGTAAAACTGAAAAACAACTGGTATTGGATACCATAGTTAGTGCCAATGATGGAGTGCTGCCTCTAGTCGTAGGAATCGGAGGAAACCATACCACCGCAGTAGTCCAGGAACTAAAGACGTTGGACTTGTCCAGTTTTGATGCTATTCTTTCCGTTTCTCCCTACTATAACAAACCTACCCAGGAAGGCATCTACAGGCATTTTGAAGCACTGGCCGTGGCCTCGCCAAAACCTATTATTATGTATAACGTTCCCGGTAGAACCGGTAGTAATATGCTGCCGTCTACCACGGTTAGGCTCGCAAAGGATTTCGATAATATCATCGGGATAAAGGAAGCCTGCGGAGATATGGTACAGATTATGGAAATCATAGCTTCTAAGCCTCAAGACTTTTTACTACTCTCAGGAGATGATTTAACGGCCTTACCTACCATACTGGCAGGAGGAGACGGTGTTATTTCTGTCCTAGGTCAGGGCATACCTACAGAATTTTCAACAATGGTTCGTTTAGGACTACAGGGAAACGTCAAGGAAGCCTATGTCTACCATTATAGGCTACAAGATGGCATGCAGTTGATATTTGAAGAAGGGAATCCCGCGGGTATTAAAGCCATTTTTGAAGTATTGGGCCTGGCAAGAGCTTCCGTAAGGTTACCACTTGTAGCTGCCAGTGGCGCCCTAAAATCTAAACTTACTGATTTTATAGCATCAATGTCCAAGGTTACAGCTTAA
- a CDS encoding DUF6913 domain-containing protein, with amino-acid sequence MFLKGIKDKFKQKSGRKFIKQALEKGASETTRSKGITKLGCIVDLDKFQNADLFYQFLEDFKLKPNAVKIIGYKSYYDKNSPYATPVFSDKDLGWNGAIENSYALEFLSREYDLLVNYYNEDNLLLNLMSVQTKARLKVGFKEVDPSFNDLILDTPMSDFKTFKAELKKYLGVFKEI; translated from the coding sequence ATGTTTTTAAAAGGAATTAAGGACAAGTTTAAACAGAAATCCGGGCGTAAATTTATTAAGCAAGCCTTAGAGAAAGGTGCTTCCGAAACCACGAGGTCCAAAGGAATCACAAAACTAGGTTGCATAGTGGATTTGGATAAATTTCAAAATGCTGATTTGTTCTATCAGTTTTTGGAAGATTTTAAATTGAAGCCCAATGCGGTGAAAATTATAGGGTATAAGAGTTATTACGATAAAAATTCGCCTTATGCTACACCGGTTTTTTCTGATAAGGACTTGGGGTGGAACGGAGCTATCGAGAATAGCTACGCATTAGAGTTTCTAAGTAGGGAATATGATTTATTGGTCAATTATTACAATGAGGATAACCTACTCTTAAATTTAATGTCCGTACAGACGAAGGCTCGCTTAAAAGTGGGTTTTAAGGAGGTGGACCCCAGTTTCAATGACCTGATATTGGACACACCGATGTCCGATTTTAAAACGTTCAAAGCTGAATTAAAAAAATATTTAGGCGTTTTTAAAGAGATTTAA
- a CDS encoding bifunctional metallophosphatase/5'-nucleotidase, which yields MKRRKFIQHTVASASYIGAGGLSLSSCSGAKTSHITILHTNDVHSHIDAFPKDHSSFAGLGGLARRAGLVNAIRKENPNTLLFDAGDIFQGTPYFNFYGGELEMKLMTMLKYDAATIGNHDFDNGIEGLLAQIPYGKFDFVSSNYDFSNTVLAGFTKPFQTYERDGIKIGVYGLGIQLKGLVTKTLYKETRYLDPYEIANDLEQRLKDEEKCDLVICLSHLGYSYEDENKPDDMKLATKTKHTDLIIGGHTHTFLDKPSIVKNAMDKEVLVNQVGCYGVNLGRIDFYFDTNGITSNGVSITV from the coding sequence ATGAAAAGAAGAAAGTTTATTCAGCATACCGTAGCCTCAGCTTCATACATAGGAGCTGGTGGACTAAGTTTAAGCTCCTGCTCGGGTGCTAAGACCAGCCATATTACTATTTTACATACCAATGATGTACATAGCCATATCGATGCTTTTCCAAAAGACCACTCCAGTTTTGCAGGTTTAGGAGGCCTGGCGCGGAGAGCGGGATTGGTAAACGCTATTCGCAAGGAGAATCCCAATACCTTGTTGTTCGATGCCGGCGATATTTTCCAGGGAACTCCGTATTTTAATTTCTACGGTGGGGAGTTGGAGATGAAACTAATGACAATGCTAAAGTACGATGCTGCCACAATAGGTAATCACGATTTTGATAATGGGATTGAAGGCCTACTGGCACAGATTCCCTATGGTAAGTTCGACTTTGTTTCTTCCAATTATGATTTTAGCAATACGGTTTTAGCTGGTTTTACCAAGCCTTTTCAGACTTATGAGCGGGATGGTATTAAAATTGGAGTATACGGCCTGGGAATTCAACTAAAGGGATTAGTGACCAAAACACTGTACAAAGAAACACGGTATTTAGACCCCTACGAGATTGCCAATGATTTGGAACAACGCCTAAAAGATGAGGAAAAATGTGATCTGGTCATTTGCCTGTCCCATTTAGGTTATAGCTATGAGGACGAAAATAAACCGGATGATATGAAATTAGCCACAAAAACGAAGCATACGGACCTCATCATCGGCGGACATACCCATACCTTTCTGGATAAACCCAGTATAGTTAAGAATGCTATGGACAAGGAGGTTCTAGTGAATCAAGTAGGATGCTACGGCGTTAATTTAGGCCGTATCGATTTTTATTTTGATACGAACGGTATTACTTCAAACGGGGTTTCCATTACGGTCTGA
- a CDS encoding 5'-nucleotidase C-terminal domain-containing protein, whose protein sequence is MAKLKHFGILKIKHFVLFVTILGFNSCKEDARTLHRITAERIAVDHMHEESQAVKDFIKPYHDRVNQMLDSTLAYAPAEISKMDGRYNSSAGNLMADIMLLEANPIFQERTGKSIDFALMNHGGIRAAISKGNVSARTAYEVMPFENNISVVELDGKAVLQMIGYIIKSKRAHALSGIQVVLNRDESIKTIKIQGQPFDVDQHYFIATSDYLVSGGDDMVFFKNALTITDTDYKIRNAMIDYFSKVDTLAATVDDRFYKKK, encoded by the coding sequence ATGGCGAAGTTAAAACACTTTGGGATTTTAAAAATAAAACATTTTGTTTTATTTGTAACAATACTAGGTTTCAACTCTTGTAAGGAAGATGCTAGAACGCTGCATCGTATCACCGCAGAACGCATTGCAGTGGACCATATGCACGAAGAATCCCAAGCCGTAAAAGATTTTATAAAGCCCTATCACGACCGAGTCAATCAAATGCTGGACAGTACCTTGGCCTATGCCCCTGCTGAAATCTCCAAAATGGACGGGAGGTACAATAGCTCGGCCGGCAATCTTATGGCGGATATTATGCTTTTGGAGGCGAACCCCATATTTCAAGAAAGAACTGGTAAGTCCATCGATTTTGCGCTTATGAACCATGGAGGTATACGTGCCGCTATTTCCAAAGGCAATGTATCTGCCAGAACGGCTTATGAGGTAATGCCCTTTGAGAACAATATTTCCGTGGTGGAGCTAGACGGTAAAGCAGTCTTACAAATGATAGGCTATATCATTAAATCTAAAAGAGCGCACGCTTTAAGCGGTATCCAAGTTGTGCTCAACAGGGACGAGAGCATCAAGACCATAAAAATACAAGGCCAACCATTTGATGTTGACCAACACTATTTCATAGCTACCTCCGATTATTTGGTTAGCGGCGGAGACGATATGGTGTTTTTCAAAAATGCCCTGACCATTACCGATACGGATTACAAGATTAGAAATGCCATGATCGATTATTTTTCAAAGGTCGATACTTTGGCCGCAACTGTGGATGACCGTTTTTACAAAAAAAAGTAG
- a CDS encoding GNAT family N-acetyltransferase, producing MGRILRTDSSNTDFRALVALLDEDLALRDGEDNAFYAQFNGIAVLKHCVVYYKNGIALGCGALKSFDANSMEVKRMFVNPEVRGKGIASLLLVALENWAKELGYEQCVLETGLRQPEAIALYKKNKYNIIPNYPPYEGVANSVCFRKVL from the coding sequence ATGGGTCGGATACTACGAACGGATTCGTCAAATACCGATTTTAGAGCCTTAGTGGCCTTGCTGGATGAAGATTTAGCACTACGCGATGGGGAAGACAATGCCTTTTACGCCCAATTTAACGGTATTGCCGTTTTAAAACACTGTGTGGTCTACTATAAAAACGGAATTGCTCTGGGTTGTGGCGCACTGAAAAGTTTTGATGCGAATAGCATGGAAGTAAAACGAATGTTCGTAAACCCAGAAGTACGGGGAAAAGGTATTGCTTCCCTCCTGCTTGTAGCACTGGAAAATTGGGCCAAAGAACTCGGCTACGAACAATGTGTTTTAGAAACCGGTTTACGCCAACCAGAAGCCATTGCACTCTACAAGAAGAACAAATACAACATTATTCCTAATTACCCACCCTATGAAGGCGTAGCCAATAGCGTATGTTTTAGAAAAGTGCTTTAA
- a CDS encoding PLP-dependent transferase, giving the protein MEPNKTVKYIEGVLENLPPDWLNLTTHRLDIYEEELAKTQFLSQFEKLYQDNNTTTAALNDLPTAYDYIRLGHPLSSVLEWAIAEQNRLKAENVISFSSKTMPILAVLRKNALEGRDTQIIYKGELPEGFDADVVRRIYGYDFDVKQVDDVSAIATFNGSTIFISQEDTIGDFNLNPNIDFFIGLYPKLGSIIAVNGAQNQPYIAAIQHVRRRESIAMTPANALIALQRLTETSDSDASPNNDSHSTSVALSDTNKLVLDAIEEITDTDVKAVVGSSGLSIQYAVVMGLIHHALDNHKGKAIKILVPPNCYGGTNDQARRVAASVSNVEVVDLPVDGDNDMAQSIDRILDEIANQDAIPYIIAEIPTNPRVEVPYMQKLKAALTKVRKTPRGKLAIEPVFILDQTFCPNTNFLGEGEVLSNVNTIAYVSGSKFPSGGKCTAGYCTSNKKAERYMEKIALHLKLCDNEATALQQEILATQLPSMNQRIEDAYQNTRAFVDFIKETLPEAKINFVSKELAAKGFTPSVFSLDLPTKGNTAEEKESYKRALNHKLIHLMITKIPHESKYCVSYGQLKGCYWTIPATSTQGTTKEGDKDYIARVALSPDMDLELHKKVFLDFVATI; this is encoded by the coding sequence ATGGAGCCAAACAAAACAGTAAAGTATATTGAAGGTGTGTTAGAAAATCTACCGCCGGACTGGTTAAATTTAACAACGCATCGACTGGATATCTACGAAGAAGAACTGGCTAAAACTCAGTTTTTATCCCAGTTTGAAAAGCTATATCAAGACAATAACACAACAACAGCAGCACTTAATGACTTACCCACGGCGTATGACTATATACGATTGGGCCATCCCTTATCCTCTGTACTAGAATGGGCAATTGCCGAACAGAACAGGTTAAAAGCTGAAAATGTAATCAGTTTTTCCTCAAAGACGATGCCTATTTTAGCCGTATTGAGAAAAAACGCATTGGAAGGCAGAGACACACAAATTATTTATAAAGGGGAACTCCCAGAAGGCTTTGATGCTGATGTAGTGCGACGCATATATGGTTATGATTTTGATGTAAAGCAAGTTGATGATGTATCAGCGATTGCAACGTTCAATGGTAGTACTATTTTTATTTCCCAAGAAGACACGATAGGTGATTTTAATCTTAATCCAAATATTGATTTTTTCATAGGCCTTTACCCTAAGCTTGGAAGCATTATTGCGGTAAACGGAGCACAGAACCAACCCTACATCGCAGCCATTCAGCATGTAAGAAGAAGGGAGAGCATTGCCATGACCCCGGCGAACGCTCTTATTGCCTTACAAAGGTTAACGGAAACTTCGGATAGTGATGCTAGCCCCAATAATGACTCACATAGTACCAGTGTAGCGCTAAGCGATACGAATAAGCTTGTCTTGGATGCTATTGAAGAAATTACGGATACCGATGTAAAGGCGGTTGTAGGCTCAAGCGGACTTTCCATACAATATGCCGTTGTAATGGGTTTAATTCATCATGCGCTGGACAATCACAAGGGAAAGGCCATTAAAATCCTTGTTCCGCCAAATTGTTATGGCGGTACAAATGACCAAGCCAGACGTGTGGCCGCTAGTGTCTCTAACGTGGAAGTGGTGGACTTACCGGTTGATGGTGATAACGATATGGCCCAAAGTATTGACCGTATTCTAGATGAAATCGCCAACCAAGATGCCATCCCCTATATCATCGCCGAAATACCGACCAACCCTCGGGTGGAAGTTCCGTATATGCAAAAACTAAAAGCGGCGTTAACCAAAGTACGAAAAACACCAAGGGGTAAGCTCGCAATTGAACCTGTTTTTATATTAGACCAAACCTTTTGTCCCAACACCAATTTTTTAGGCGAAGGCGAAGTCCTATCGAACGTTAATACGATTGCCTATGTAAGTGGGTCCAAATTCCCAAGTGGGGGCAAATGTACGGCTGGTTATTGCACTTCCAATAAAAAGGCAGAACGCTATATGGAGAAAATAGCATTACATCTAAAATTATGTGATAATGAGGCTACAGCGCTTCAACAAGAAATACTGGCAACGCAGTTACCTTCTATGAATCAAAGGATTGAAGATGCGTATCAAAATACACGTGCCTTTGTTGATTTTATCAAGGAGACCTTACCCGAAGCGAAAATAAATTTTGTCTCAAAGGAATTGGCAGCGAAAGGATTTACGCCATCCGTGTTTTCATTGGACCTCCCCACAAAAGGAAATACGGCCGAAGAAAAAGAATCCTACAAAAGAGCCTTGAACCATAAGTTGATTCATTTAATGATTACAAAAATACCGCATGAAAGTAAATACTGCGTAAGTTATGGCCAATTAAAAGGATGTTATTGGACCATACCGGCAACGTCTACCCAAGGAACCACCAAGGAAGGTGATAAGGACTATATTGCACGTGTGGCACTTTCACCCGATATGGACCTTGAACTTCATAAAAAAGTCTTTTTGGATTTTGTTGCAACGATTTAG
- a CDS encoding NAD(P)-binding domain-containing protein, whose translation MIPQTPVILTLPEILSHLPQLDLVSAIEQGFVDLSLSKAVVPPVGELLFDDPPGEAHIKYGYIKEQDYYVIKIASGFYDNPTLGISSSQGVMLLFSKHTGQLLAVLLDEGRLTDIRTVIASIITIKHLAPKAIKAIGIIGTGTQAKLQLDYLPKVTACKNIVVWGRNPEKTNAFKEHFKDSDYQIQIANSIAELAKKCNVIITTTPATTPLLQASEIKKGTHITAIGSDTSEKIELDTAIIQKADIIISDSIAQSKTRGEIFRARQQQYLDETKLVELGNLIQNPALGRVNDKQITVADLTGVAVQDIMIATAVYNSYKNTTDEH comes from the coding sequence ATGATACCACAAACACCCGTAATACTTACACTTCCCGAAATTCTGAGTCATCTGCCACAGTTAGATTTAGTTTCCGCTATTGAACAAGGCTTTGTGGATTTATCCTTATCAAAAGCCGTAGTACCGCCCGTTGGCGAGTTGCTTTTTGATGACCCGCCAGGCGAAGCACATATTAAATACGGTTATATAAAAGAACAGGATTACTATGTGATCAAAATCGCTTCCGGCTTTTATGATAACCCTACTTTGGGCATTTCTTCTAGCCAAGGCGTTATGCTATTGTTCTCTAAACACACGGGGCAATTACTAGCGGTACTTTTAGATGAAGGTCGGTTAACGGACATACGCACGGTCATTGCCAGTATAATTACCATTAAACACCTAGCACCAAAAGCCATCAAAGCCATTGGAATTATTGGAACAGGAACGCAGGCCAAACTTCAATTAGATTATTTACCTAAGGTTACTGCCTGTAAAAACATCGTAGTTTGGGGGCGGAATCCGGAAAAAACGAATGCATTTAAAGAGCACTTTAAAGACAGTGATTATCAGATTCAGATAGCAAATTCCATAGCGGAGCTAGCCAAAAAATGTAATGTCATCATTACCACAACACCAGCTACCACTCCTTTGTTACAAGCTTCTGAAATAAAAAAAGGCACGCATATTACAGCTATTGGTTCCGATACTTCAGAAAAAATAGAACTGGATACGGCTATTATCCAAAAAGCGGATATCATCATTTCGGACAGTATTGCACAGTCCAAAACAAGAGGGGAAATTTTCAGGGCAAGACAACAGCAGTACCTAGACGAAACTAAACTTGTTGAATTAGGCAACCTGATTCAAAACCCCGCTTTAGGTAGAGTAAACGATAAGCAAATAACCGTAGCGGATTTAACTGGCGTGGCTGTTCAAGATATAATGATCGCTACGGCCGTCTATAATTCCTATAAAAACACAACCGATGAACATTAG
- a CDS encoding DNA-directed RNA polymerase subunit omega, whose product MNMNDLKTSKAAVSTVTHNKNEFDAKTQNIYEAISITAKRAVQINSEIKKELLEKLEEFATYSDSLEEVFENKEQIEVSKFYEKLPKPHALAVEEWLMDKIYHRNTEKDA is encoded by the coding sequence ATGAACATGAACGATTTAAAAACTTCTAAAGCTGCGGTTTCTACGGTAACCCACAATAAGAACGAATTTGATGCCAAGACGCAGAATATTTATGAAGCTATTTCCATCACGGCAAAGAGAGCTGTTCAAATTAATTCTGAGATTAAGAAAGAGCTTTTAGAGAAATTAGAAGAATTTGCGACCTACAGCGATAGCTTAGAAGAGGTTTTTGAAAACAAAGAGCAAATAGAAGTTTCTAAGTTCTATGAGAAATTACCTAAACCACATGCTCTAGCGGTAGAAGAGTGGTTAATGGATAAAATATACCACAGAAATACAGAGAAAGACGCATAG
- a CDS encoding dihydroorotase, with amino-acid sequence MKKFVLFVFFISLSLVTSKAQSSDYPVEIGAVFIIGEASSNTYKHIHFPRPNFIIKRGGIASFKNLQGKKVTVTRVTKDAKGQSVATITLVSGRYFFGSHKYVKVAIDEAIAAEELLKA; translated from the coding sequence ATGAAAAAATTTGTGTTATTTGTTTTTTTTATAAGCTTATCTTTAGTCACTAGTAAGGCTCAAAGCTCAGATTATCCGGTGGAAATCGGAGCTGTTTTCATTATCGGTGAAGCCTCTTCCAATACCTACAAACACATACATTTCCCCAGACCGAATTTCATCATTAAACGGGGCGGAATAGCATCGTTTAAAAATCTACAAGGGAAAAAAGTAACCGTTACGAGGGTAACCAAGGATGCTAAGGGACAATCCGTAGCTACCATTACCTTGGTATCCGGAAGGTATTTTTTTGGCAGTCACAAGTATGTGAAAGTCGCCATCGATGAGGCTATCGCCGCCGAGGAGCTTTTAAAAGCTTAA
- a CDS encoding outer membrane protein assembly factor BamD, whose protein sequence is MFFRIRHIFLLGCLLIAFQSCNEYQKVLKNEDVKAKYDMAEKYYEEGDFKRANRLLEQIAPKYIGKPQGERVMFFLANTYFEREDYNMAGYQFERFIKSYPKSDKIAEASFLGAKSYFMLSPKYSLDQTDTDKALLKLQNFINAYSESEFFAESNVMAKELTTKKEKKAFEIMKQYNKLGEFNFDMLKSAVEASENFVSDFPGSVYREEAMLVKVDALTNMALNSFESLQEERLLNAKTAYLSFKKKYPETAFEKEASRLMETLERELQKFNTESESK, encoded by the coding sequence ATGTTTTTTAGAATAAGGCACATTTTTCTTTTAGGTTGTTTACTTATAGCATTTCAATCCTGTAACGAGTACCAAAAAGTACTTAAGAACGAGGATGTAAAGGCTAAGTACGATATGGCCGAAAAATACTATGAGGAGGGCGATTTCAAGAGAGCTAATCGTTTGTTGGAGCAAATTGCACCAAAGTACATAGGTAAGCCACAGGGAGAACGCGTAATGTTCTTTTTGGCCAATACGTATTTTGAGCGTGAGGATTACAATATGGCGGGATATCAATTTGAGCGTTTTATCAAGTCCTATCCCAAAAGTGATAAAATAGCGGAAGCATCATTCTTGGGTGCCAAAAGTTATTTTATGCTATCCCCGAAGTATTCTTTGGACCAAACGGATACGGATAAGGCCCTGTTGAAATTACAGAATTTTATCAACGCCTATTCAGAATCTGAATTTTTTGCCGAATCCAATGTTATGGCAAAGGAACTCACTACAAAAAAGGAGAAAAAGGCTTTTGAGATAATGAAGCAATACAATAAACTGGGAGAATTCAACTTTGATATGTTGAAATCTGCGGTAGAGGCTTCGGAAAATTTTGTTTCAGATTTTCCAGGGTCCGTTTATAGAGAGGAGGCAATGCTAGTAAAAGTGGACGCTTTGACCAATATGGCCCTGAACAGTTTTGAAAGTTTACAAGAAGAACGTTTGCTGAATGCTAAAACGGCCTATTTATCGTTTAAGAAAAAGTATCCTGAAACCGCTTTTGAAAAAGAAGCTTCAAGGTTGATGGAAACATTAGAAAGAGAATTACAAAAATTCAATACAGAATCAGAATCCAAATAA